In Pseudomonas sp. p1(2021b), the genomic window ACCAACCTGGCCACGGCCTTGTTCCTGATCACCATTGCCTGGCGCCGTTCGAGCAAGCTGCTGGGCCAGCGCCAAGCCTTCGCCCAAGCCTTGCAGGCCGAGCGCGAGCGCGCGCAGATCACCTTGCAGTCGATCGGCGATGCGGTGATCACCACGGACGTCGACGGCCTCATCGTCTACATGAACCCCGCTGCCGAACTGCTCACTCACTGGCCGGCCGGCCAGGCCCAGGGGATGCCCCTGGCGGCGTTGTTCAGCCTGGTGGACGAGCATGCCGAGCATGACAACCGTACCCTGGTCGAGCAGGTGCTCAGTGGCAGCCTCAAGGGCGGCTCCGAGCATGCCCGGCTGATCCAGCGCCTGGATGGCAGCACGGTGTCGATCAACCTGGTGGGTTCGCCGATCTACAGCGACAACCAGGTGACTGGCCTGGTGCTGGCGCTGCACGACATGACCCAGGAACGCCAGTACATCGCCAACCTGTCCTGGCAGGCGACCCACGATGCCTTGACCGGCCTCGCCAACCGCCGCGAGTTCGAATACCGCCTGGAACAGGCGCTCAACGGCCTGACCCGCCAGGCCGGGCGGCATTCATTGATGTTCCTGGACCTGGACCAGTTCAAACTGGTCAACGACACCAGTGGCCATGCCGCCGGCGATGAGCTGTTGCGGCACATCTGTGCGGTGCTGCAGGCAGGCCTGCGCGAAGGCGACACCCTGGCGCGCCTGGGCGGCGACGAATTCGGCGTGTTGCTGGAAAACTGCCCGCCGGAGCAAGCCGAGCGTATCGCCGAGCAGCTGCGCCAGGCCGTGCAGACCCTGCACTTCGTGTGGAAGGCGCGACCCTTCGTCACCACCGTGAGCATCGGCCTTGTGCACATCGCCCAGCCGGCCGGCACCCTGGAAGCATCCCTGCGCGCCGCCGACATGGCCTGCTACATGGCCAAGGAGAAGGGGCGCAACCGGGTGCAGGTGTACCACCCCGACGACAGCGAACTGTCGCTGCGCTTCGGCGAAATGGCCTGGATCCAGCGCCTGCATGTGGCCCTGGAGGAAAACCGTTTCTGCCTGTATGCCCAGGAAATCGCCCCGCTGACCGCCATCGAGGGGCCGGGGCATCTGGAGATCCTGCTGCGCCTGCATGACGAAAGCGGCCGCACCATCCTGCCCAGCACGTTCATCCCTGCCGCCGAACGCTACGGCATGATGACCGCCCTGGACCGTTGGGTGGTGCGCAACGTGTTCCAGGTCATCCGCCAAAGCCTGGACGATGGCCGGGATGGCCCGCTGGCCATGTGCGCTATCAACCTGTCGGGCTCGAGCATCGGCGATGACAAGTTCCTGGAGTACCTGCAGCACCTGTTCGAGGAGTACCGCATACCGCCGCGGCTGGTCTGTTTCGAAATTACCGAGACCAGCGCTATCGCCAATCTCGGCAGTGCGATTCGCTTCATCAATGAATTGAAAGGCCTGGGCTGCAAGTTCTCCCTGGACGACTTCTGTGCCGGGATGTCGTCATTCGCGTACTTGAAACATCTGCCTGTAGACTTCCTGAAGATCGACGGAAGTTTCGTCAAAGACATGCTCGATGACCCGATTAACCGCGCCATGGTCGAGGTGATCAATCACATCGGCCATGTCATGGGCAAGCGGACCATCGCCGAGTTCGTCGAGACGCCGTTGATCGAGCAGGCGTTGCAGGAGATCGGCGTGGATTATGCCCAGGGTTACCTCATCGAGCGGCCGCAGGTGTTCACCTGCGACAGCCTACGACGCCAACGAATAGCCGCAAGGCCCCTGTTGCACCGGGCGCCTGGGACCTTTCGTTAAAAAAGGAGCCGTCCGGATGATCACATGATTCAAGGAGCTGGAAAGTGATTGATACATTCGTTCGGATCGGTCCTCTGATGGACCCTGCAAGTTACCCCGCCTGGGCCCAGCAACTGCTCGAAGACTGCCGTGAAAGCAAGCGGCGGGTGGTGGAACACGAGTTCTACCAGCGCCTGCGCGATGGTGAGCTCAAGCAGCACACCATCCGCCAGTACCTGATCGGTGGCTGGCCGGTGGTCGAGCAGTTCTCTCTGTACATGGCCCACAACATCACCAAGACCCGCTACGCCCGCCACCCCGGCGAGGACATGGCGCGGCGCTGGCTGATGCGCAACATCCGCGTCGAGCTCAACCATGCCGACTACTGGCTGCACTGGTGCCAGGCCCATGGCGTCAGC contains:
- a CDS encoding EAL domain-containing protein; translated protein: MKGNRTLEAPKLLGITWPFVAVVIFQVLLGSMSLYAMSAVRAYVAGESLWSKAQKDAIYYLSLYADTRDERTYQRYLRATEVPKGDRELRLALDPSNPDVEAARKGILQGGNHPDDVARIIWFYRNFRHISYMETAIAYWDIGDEYLRQLDVVANEMRAGFTQGQVTPAQVNAWRARIVAINEGVTPAARAFSDALGEGSRMLMRVLLITNLATALFLITIAWRRSSKLLGQRQAFAQALQAERERAQITLQSIGDAVITTDVDGLIVYMNPAAELLTHWPAGQAQGMPLAALFSLVDEHAEHDNRTLVEQVLSGSLKGGSEHARLIQRLDGSTVSINLVGSPIYSDNQVTGLVLALHDMTQERQYIANLSWQATHDALTGLANRREFEYRLEQALNGLTRQAGRHSLMFLDLDQFKLVNDTSGHAAGDELLRHICAVLQAGLREGDTLARLGGDEFGVLLENCPPEQAERIAEQLRQAVQTLHFVWKARPFVTTVSIGLVHIAQPAGTLEASLRAADMACYMAKEKGRNRVQVYHPDDSELSLRFGEMAWIQRLHVALEENRFCLYAQEIAPLTAIEGPGHLEILLRLHDESGRTILPSTFIPAAERYGMMTALDRWVVRNVFQVIRQSLDDGRDGPLAMCAINLSGSSIGDDKFLEYLQHLFEEYRIPPRLVCFEITETSAIANLGSAIRFINELKGLGCKFSLDDFCAGMSSFAYLKHLPVDFLKIDGSFVKDMLDDPINRAMVEVINHIGHVMGKRTIAEFVETPLIEQALQEIGVDYAQGYLIERPQVFTCDSLRRQRIAARPLLHRAPGTFR